One stretch of Tribolium castaneum strain GA2 chromosome 5, icTriCast1.1, whole genome shotgun sequence DNA includes these proteins:
- the LOC662176 gene encoding homocysteine S-methyltransferase: MAPPGVGSSSEKRHNDTMSANERDIVVLDGGFATQLSCHVSQQIDGDVLWSARFLATDKEAIIDAHLDFLRAGADLVITNSYQASIGGFMEHLKLTKDQSYELIKESVKLARIACQRYNKEFPNSTPPMVVGSVGPYGASLHDGSEYTGSYAKTTPVETMREWHIPRIRALVEAGVDLLALETIPCKIEAEMLVELLKKEFPNTKAWLSFSVRQDGKSLAYGESFQEVARYCYDLNPQQLVAVGVNCVAPRLVETLISGINKDRKNPVPLVVYPNSGESYKVELGWIDRDKCEPVDTYVQKWLDLGVTWVGGCCRTYATDVSRIRQEVEKWKRNKEEKRHQNGQCTQK, encoded by the exons ATGGCACCGCCTGGGGTCGGCAGTTCTTCAGAGAAGCGCCACAACGACACAATGAGCGCAAATGAAAGGGACATTGTGGTCCTGGACGGGGGCTTCGCCACTCAACTCAGCTGTCACGTGAGTCAGCAAATCGATGGCGATGTCTTGTGGAGCGCCCGGTTTTTGGCCACGGATAAAGAAGCGATCATCGACGCCCATTTAGATTTTCTCAGAG ccGGAGCTGATCTCGTTATCACCAACTCGTACCAGGCGAGTATTGGGGGCTTCATGGAACATCTCAAACTCACTAAAGACCAAAGTTATGAGCTTATTAAAGAGTCAGTGAAACTGGCAAGGATCGCGTGTCAACGGTACAATAAAGAGTTCCCTAATTCAA CGCCTCCGATGGTCGTGGGCAGCGTGGGGCCCTACGGTGCCTCCTTACACGACGGGTCCGAATATACAGGGTCTTACGCCAAAACGACCCCTGTTGAGACCATGAGGGAGTGGCATATACCACGCATTCGGGCTTTGGTGGAAGCAGGAGTCGATTTGTTGGCCCTTGAAACCATCCCTTGTAAAATTGAGGCCGAGATGTTAGTAGAACTGCTCAAAAAAGAATTCCCGAATACCAAAGCCTGGCTCTCATTCAGTGTTCGG CAAGACGGTAAGTCCTTGGCTTACGGTGAGAGTTTCCAAGAAGTTGCGCGCTATTGTTACGACTTGAACCCGCAACAATTGGTAGCAGTGGGTGTTAATTGTGTGGCTCCCCGACTCGTCGAAACGCTCATTTCCGGGATAAATAAAGACCGGAAAAATCCGGTTCCACTAGTCGTGTACCCCAACAGTGGGGAGAGTTACAAAGTCGAACTCGG GTGGATTGACCGAGATAAATGCGAGCCGGTGGACACGTACGTCCAAAAGTGGCTCGATCTCGGAGTCACGTGGGTGGGGGGCTGCTGCCGAACCTACGCCACTGACGTAAGCCGGATACGGCAAGAAGTGGAAAAGTGGAAGCGAAATAAAGAGGAAAAAAGACATCAGAACGGACAGTGtacacaaaaataa
- the MED11 gene encoding mediator of RNA polymerase II transcription subunit 11, with product MTAPMERIQVLDSIEKDIITCLHSAGQVFVELSKEKSSLKQAENHTQTFLKTLGAVESKLTEQINYLTQVSTGQPHEGSGYASQKVLQMAWHRLEHARSRVNELDRLKLKHMQGRRVQPPNGQGFGNNVSTT from the exons ATGACCGCGCCAATGGAACGAATCCAAGTGCTCGACTCTATCGAGAAAGACATAATTACGTGCCTACACAGTGCAG GACAAGTTTTCGTCGAGCTTAGTAAAGAGAAATCCAGCTTAAAACAAGCCGAAAACCACACTCAAACCTTCCTTAAGACTTTGGGGGCGGTCGAGAGCAAATTAACGGAACAGATCAATTATCTGACCCAAGTGTCAACGGGTCAGCCCCATGAAGGCTCAGGCTACGCCTCACAGAAGGTTCTCCAAATGGCGTGGCACCGGTTAGAGCACGCACGGTCCCGCGTGAACGAGTTAGACAGATTGAAACTCAAACACATGCAAGGGCGCAGGGTGCAGCCCCCGAATGGTCAAGGGTTCGGAAATAATGTATCAACAacgtag